The window CGGCGACGGCTGCCTGATGGAAGGCGTGTCGCAGGAGGCCATTGCACTTGCCGGCCGCCTGAAGCTGAACAAGCTTTGCGTCCTGTGGGACGACAATGAGATCACCATCGACGGCAAGGTCTCGCTGTCGGACGCCACCGACCAGCTGGCCCGCTTCAAGGCCTCGGGCTGGGCGGTCAAGGCCATTGACGGCCACGACCACAAGCAGATCCAGAAGGCCCTGGCCTGGGCGACCAAGCAGTCCAAGCCGACGTTGATCGCCTGCAAGACCAAGATCGGCAAGGGCGCCGCCACCATGGAAGGCAGCCACAAGACCCACGGCGCCGCCCTGGGCGCGACCGAGATCGCCGCCACGCGCACGGCCCTGCACTGGCCCTTCGCCCCGTTCGAAATGCCGGAAGGCATCCAGAAGGCCTGGGCCAAGGTCGGCAAACAGGGCGCCAAGACCCGCAAGGCCTGGGAAGCCCGCCTGCTGAACCACGCCCAGCGCGACGACTTCACCCGCGCCATGGCCGGCGACCTGCCCACCGGCGCCTTCGAGGCGCTGGACGCCAAGCTGAAGCAACTGGTCGCCGACAAGCCTGCGCTGGCCACCCGCCAGTCCTCGGGCGAGGCTCTGGAGACGGTGTTCAACGCCATCCCCGAGATGATCGGCGGCTCGGCCGACCTGACCGGCTCGAACAACACCTTCGTCAAGGACACCCAGATCCTCGACGCCCCTGACTACGCCGGCCGTTACCTGAACTACGGCATTCGCGAGTTCGGCATGGCCGCGGCGATGAACGGCCTGGCCCTGCACGGCGGGGTCATCCCCTACGGCGGCACCTTCATGGCGTTCGCGGACTACAGCCGTCCGGCCATCCGCCTGGGCGCCCTGATGGGCGTGCGCGCGATCCACGTCCTGACCCACGACTCCATCGGTCTGGGCGAAGACGGCCCGACCCACCAGCCGGTCGAGCACCTGGCTGCGCTTCGCGCCATTCCCAACCTGATGGTCTTCCGCCCTGCGGACACCGTCGAGGCGCTGGAGTGCTGGCAGGTCGCCCTGCAGCACAAGAAGACGCCGTCGGGCATGTGCCTGTCGCGTCAGAAGACCCCGGCGGTCCGCCTGACCGACGCCGGCGAGAACCTGTCGCGCAAGGGCGCCTATGAGCTGAAGGCCGCCAACGGCGTGGCGAAAGTCACCCTGTTCGGCACCGGTACCGAAGTCGCCCTGGCGCTGAAGGCCGCCGAGACCCTGGAGGCCGAAGGCGTGCCGACCCGCGTGGTCTCGGTCCCCTGCTTCGAACTGTTCGAGCAGCAGCCCAAGGCCTATCAGGACGCCGTCATCGGCCGCGGCACCGTCCGCGTCGCCGTGGAAGCCGCGATCAAGCAGGGCTGGGAACGCTTCATCGGCGAGGACGGCGGCTTTGTCGGCATGACCGGCTTCGGCGCCTCGGCCCCGGCCGAAGTCCTCTACCGCGAGTTCGGCATCACCGCCGAGGCCGTGGTCGAAGCCGCCAAGGCCCGGCTCTAAGCCTGATGCGCCGCCTCGCCCTCGTCCTCAGCTTCGGCTTGTCGATGGCGGGCGGCGCAACCGCCTTCGCCGAGACGGTCGAAGTCGCCCCCGTGGTCGAGACGCCCGTCGTCATCGGCCGCTCCTACGCCCTGCCCTCAGCCGTCATGAACCAGACGCGCGAGATCAACGTTTGGCTGCCGCCCGGCTATGACAAAGGCAGCCAAACCTATCCCGTCCTCTATGTCCTCGACGGCGGTCAGGATCAGGACTTCCACCACATCTCGGGCATCGCCCAGCTAGGCACCATCGTCGGCACGACCCGCGACGTCATCGTCGTGGGGATCGCCTCGGTCGACCGCCGCAATGAGCTGGCCCTGCCGACCGAGAACGCCGAATTGATCGCCCGTTACCCGACGCAGGGACAGTCCGAACGCTTCCGCCGCTTCGTCTCCGACGAGGTCATGCCCTTCATCGAGGGCCGCTTCCGCACCAGCGGCGAGACGGCCCTGATGGGCGAGTCCCTGGCCGGGCTGTTCGTGGTTGAGACCTTCCTGAAAGAGCCGCAGATGTTCGACGCCTATGTCGCCGTCAGCCCCAGCCTGTGGTGGGACGGCGGCAAGCTGGCGCGGCAGTCGGGGGCGCATCTGCGCGACCACTCCAATGACCCGCACACCCTGATCCTGACGCTCGGCGACGAGGGCGAGGAGATGCAGGCGCCGATGGACGTACTGACCGCCAACCTGCGCGACCACGCCCTGCCCGGCGTCAAATGGGACTTCACCCCGCGCCCAAGCGAGACCCACGCCAGCATCTATCACGGCGCCGCCCTGGACGCCTTCCGCCGCTTCTATGCGGTGCCGGCGCCCGAGACCACCCCATGAGCCATCTCGGCGCCGTCAGCCTGCTGGTCCGCGACTATGACGAGGCCATCGCCTTCTACGTCGGCAAGCTGGGTTTCGACCTCAGCGAAGACACCGACATGGGCGGCGGCAAACGCTGGGTGCGGGTCACGCCCAAAGGCGGCCAGACCTCCCTGCTGCTGGCCCGCGCCGCGACGCCGGAACAACTGGCCCGTATCGGCGATCAGGCCGGCGGCCGCGTCTGGCTGTTCCTCTATACCGACGACTTGATGCGTGATCACGCCGCCTGGCTGGAGGCCGGCGTCGTCTTCCGCGAAACGCCCCGTCACGAAGCCTATGGCAAGGTGGTGGTCTTCGAAGACCTCTACGGCAACGCCTGGGACCTGATCGAACCCGCTACCGGAGTCTGAGCCATGAAGATCGGCACGCCGCTTACCGACCACGCCACCCGCGTCATGCTGCTCGGCTCGGGCGAACTGGGCAAGGAGGTGGCTGTCGAGCTGCAGCGTCTGGGCGCCGAGGTGATCGCGGTCGACCGCTATCCCAACGCCCCGGCCATGCAGGTGGCCCACCGCAGCCACGTCATCCCCATGACAGATCCTCAGGTGCTGAACGGGATCATCATGGCCGAGGCCCCGCACATCATCGTGCCGGAAATCGAGGCCATCGCCACCGACGCCCTGGCGGCCATCGAGGCGGCGGGCCTGGCCCGCGTCATCCCCACCGCCCGCGCCACCCAACTGACCATGAACCGCGAGGGCATCCGCCGTCTGGCCGCCGAGACCTTGAGCCTGCCGACCAGCCCCTACGCCTTTGCCGGATCGGCCGAAGAACTGGCGGCGGGGGCCGAGGCCGTCGGCTTCCCCTGCTTCGTCAAGCCGGTGATGTCGTCGTCGGGCAAGGGCCAGTCCTATGTCGAGAGCGCGGCCGCCGTCGCCGAGGCTTGGACCTATGCCGAGGCCTCGGGCCGGGTCGCGGGGGGCCGGGTCATCGTCGAGGGCAAGATCGACTTCGACTATGAGATCACCCTGCTGACCGTGCGGTCGTTGCGCGACGGCGCCGTCCGCACCGACTTCTGCGCCCCCATCGGCCATCGCCAGCAGAAGGGCGACTACGTCGAGAGCTGGCAGCCGCAGATCATGAGCGAGGCCGCACTGAAGGCGGCGCAAGACATCGCGGGCAAGGTGACGGAGGCACTGGGCGGCCTCGGCGTCTTCGGCGTCGAGCTGTTCGTCACCGGCGATCAGGTCTGGTTCTCGGAGGTTTCGCCGCGTCCGCACGATACGGGTTTAGTGACGCTGGCCACCCAGACCATGAGCGAGTTCGCCCTGCACGCCCGCGCCATCCTCGGCCTGCCGGTGGACGTGTCCTTGCGCGAGCCGGGCGCCAGCGCCGTCATCTACGGTGGCCTGGAGGCCGAGGGCGTGGTGTTCGAAGGCGTGGCCGAGGCCCTGTCGGTGCCGACCGCCGACCTGCGTCTGTTCGGCAAGCCCGAGGCCTTCGAGCGTCGCCGCATGGGTGTGGCCCTGGCCCGCGGCGCCGACACGGATCAGGCCCGCCAGCGCGCGACCGAGGCGGCGGGCAGGGTTCGGGTCATCAGGCCCTGATGCCTCTTTCCTCCCCATGAAATGGGGAGGAAAGCAGCGCCTGCGCCGCCGCAAAGCTTGCCCTGATTGTAAATAAAGCGGCTAACCTTCGACTTTAGTCGGTTGGCGCCCGGGCCCTAATGGGTCCAGAAATGACGAAAGGTCGCACCAAGTCGGCCCGGAGGACCGTTTCGCCATGGGCAAGCTCAAGACCGCGCTAATTTTTGGCGCCATCGCCATACTGGGGGCGGTGGCCGTCGCCGTCATCGCCCTGCACCAGGGCGAGAGCATCAGCGCCGTGTGGATCGTGGTGGCGGCGCTGTGCGTCTACGCCATCGCCTACCGCTTCTACGCCCGCTATCTGGCCGGTAAGGTCATGGGGCTGAACGCGAAACGGCCCACGCCGGCCGTGCGGCACAACGACGGGCTGGACTATGTGCCCACGCCCCGCAACGTCCTGTTCGGGCACCACTTCGCGGCCATCGCGGGCGCGGGACCACTGGTCGGGCCGGTGCTGGCGGCGCAGATGGGCTATCTGCCCGGCGTCTTGTGGATCCTCGTCGGCGCCGTTCTGGCGGGCGCGGTGCAGGACATGATGGTCCTGTTCATGTCCACCCGCCGCGACGGTCGCTCGCTGGGCGACATGGTCCGCACCGAGATGGGCCCCATCCCCGGCATCATCGCCCAGGTCGGCGTGCTGATGATCATGGTCATCATTCTGGCGGTTCTGGCGCTGGTGGTGGTCAAGGCCCTGGCCGAGAGCCCGTGGGGAACCTTCACCGTCGCCGCCACCATCCCCATCGCCGTCTTCATGGGCCTCTACACCCGCTACCTGCGGCCCGGCCGCGTGGGCGAGGTCTCGGTCATCGGCGTGGTCCTGCTGATCCTGGCCATCATCGGCGGCGGTCATATCGCGGCTGATCCCTTCTGGGGCCCGGCCTTCACCCTGTCGGGCACGACGCTGGCCATCGCCATGATGGCCTACGGCTTCGTCGCCTCGGTCATTCCGGTCTGGCTGCTGCTGGCGCCGCGCGACTACCTGTCCACCTTCCTGAAGATCGGCGCCATCCTGGCCCTGGCCGTCGGCATCCTGATCGTGCGCCCACACGTGCAGATGCCCGCCATCACCCCCTTCATCGACGGCAGCGGCCCGGTCTTCTCCGGCGCCCTCTTCCCCTTCCTCTTCATCACCATCGCTTGCGGCGCCGTCTCGGGCTTCCACGCCCTGATCTCGTCGGGCACCACGCCCAAGCTGCTGGAGAACGAGAACCAGATCCCGCTGATCGGCTATGGCGCCATGCTGTGCGAAAGCTTTGTGGCCATCATGGCCCTCATCGCCGCCACGGTGCTGGACCCGGCCGTCTATTTCGCCATGAACAGCCCGGTCAGCATCATCGGCGACAACGCGGCCTCGGCCGCCGCCGCCGTGGCCCAGTGGGGCTTCCACATCACCCCCGGCGAGCTGGAGCAACTGGCCCGCGACGTGGGCGAGCACTCCATCCTGTCGCGCGCGGGGGGCGCCCCGACCCTGGCCGTCGGCATGGCCCACATCCTGTCGGGCATCATCGGCGGCAAGGCCATGATGGCCTTCTGGTACCACTTCGCCATCCTGTTCGAGGCCCTGTTCATCCTGACCACGGTCGATGCCGGCACCCGCGTCTGCCGTTTCATGATCCAGGATCTGCTGGGCGTCGCCATGCCGAAAATGCGCGAGACCAAGTCCTGGACCGCCAACGTCGTGGCCACGGCCCTGACGGTCGGCCTGTGGGGCTACTTCCTCTACACCGGCGTGGTCGATCCCCTTGGCGGCATCAACAGCCTGTGGCCGCTGTTCGGCATCGCCAACCAGATGCTGGCCGCCGTCGCCCTGATCCTGGGCACCGTGGTCCTGTTCAAGATGAAGCGCGAGCGCTTCGCCTGGGCCACGGCGGTTCCGGCGGTCTGGCTGCTGATCTGCACCCTGACGGCGGGCTTCCAGAAGCTGTTGCACCCCGACGTCAAGATCGGCTTCCTGGCCCATGCGCGGAAGTATCAGGACGCCCTGACCGCTGGCGACCTGCTGGCTCCGGCCAAGACGGCGGGCGACATGCACCGGATCATCATCAACGACTACGTCAACTCGGCCCTGACGGCGGGCTTCCTGTTCGTGGTCCTGACCATGGTGGTTTACGGCGTGCGCGCCTGCCTCAAGGCCCGGAAGATCAACCACCCGACCGTGGTCGAGCAGCCCGCCGCCCACGAGCTGACGCTGGAAGACGAAGCCATGGACATGGCCCGTGGCTAGGTCCTCGCCCGTCCCCCCGGAACCGGCTGGCGGCGCAGACCTGCTCTGCGTCTGCCGCGACACTCTGGTGCGGTGGGGCAAGGACGCCCGCCGCACCGCCAGCCTCATGGTCGGCCAGCCCGACTATGAGGTCTATGTCGCCCACGCCGAGGCGACGCACCCCGAGCAGCCGCCGCTGGACCGCACCGCCTTCTTCCGCCTGCACGAAGCGCGGCGTTTCGGGTCCGGCGGGGCTTTCCGCTGCTGCTGAGACGACCTTACCGCGAGTTCACTCGTCAAGCCGGGGCGACGGCATAAGCTGAGGGCATGAAAGCCCCCGCCCTCAGCCTCGTCGCCGCCCTGATGCTCGCCGCCTCGCCCGCGCTGGCGCGACAGGCCGAGGCCCCCGCTGCGCCCCGCGTGGTCGTCAACCAGATCGCCGCCGCCATCCGCGACGCCTATTTCGACCCCGCCAAGGCCGAGACCATCGCCGCCGCGCTGGAGGCCGAGGCCGCACAGGGCCGCTACGACGGGCTGACCGATCCACGCGATCTGGAAACGGCGCTGACCGCGCGGCTGGAACCCTGGGACCAACACTTCAGCGTGGGCCGCCCCGCGCCCTCAACGCCCGCCGCACCATCGGCGTCCGCGTCATCAAGCCTCGTCCCGGCGCCCTTCCCCGTGGTCGCCGCCCGCACCGGGCAAGGCTTCCGCGCAGTTGAGATCCTGCCCGGCAATGTCGGCCTGATCGACATGCGCTTTTTCGCCAACTTCGACGGGCCCGACGATCCCGCCCGCAAACAGGTCGACGCCGCGCTTCAGCTGGTTTCCAACACCGACGCCGTCATCATCGACCTGCGCAACAACGGCGGCGGTTCGCCCGCCATGGTCGGCTATCTGGTCAGCGCCTTCGTCGGGCCGGACGCCGATGTCTACAACCGCTTCCATTCCCGCCAGGGTGAAAGCCGCGAGGCCCCGGCCCATCCCTATGCCGCGCCGCGTGTGGACGTGCCGGTCTATGTCCTGATCAGCGCCCGCACCGGCTCGGCGGCGGAAGCCTTCGCCTACACGCTGCAAGCCGCCAAGCGCGCGACCATCGTTGGCGAGACCTCGGGCGGCGCGGCCAATCCGGGCGGTCCCGTCTTCACGCCCTCGGGCTATCGCGCCTTCATCTCCACCGGCTCTCCGACCAATCCCCTGACCGGCGGCAACTGGGAGAAGATCGGCGTCCGCCCCGACGTGGCCGTCCCCGCCGAGGACGCGCTGGACACAGCCTGGAAGGCCGCCCTTGCAGCTCAATCAAGCGCTGCGCCCGCCGCCGCGACCGAAGCCGCCTGGGTCCGCGAAGCCCTGAACGCGAACCCCGCAGCCCTCGACCTCGCCCCCTACCTCGGCGCCTACGGCGGTTCCGTGGTCCAGGCCAGCGATGACGGCCTGACGTGGAAGAACGAGCGCCGTCCGGCCTGGCGGCTGCGTCCCCTCTCCCCCGACCTCTTCTTCGACGTGGACGAACCCTATCGCCGCATCCGTTTCGTCCGTGACGAGGCGGGCCGTGTCACGGCGCTGGAGGTCCTGGACAGCCAGACAGGCCTCAGCCGCCTGCTGCGCCGCGCCGCCTAGGTCGGCTTTCCGTTACAGGCGATCACACCTTGTTACGGCGACGGGGTTGCAACCGCGCGCGCTCCGTCCCACTAAGGCGCCAATCATAACCGCCCTCGCTCAGGAGACCTCCCCATGACCGTTCGCGTCGCCATCAACGGCTTCGGCCGCATCGGCCGCCTCGTGCTTCGCTCGATCGTCGAGCATGGCCGCAAGGACATCGAGGTCGTGGCGATCAACGACCTGGGTCCGGTCGAGACCAACGCCCACCTGCTGCGCTATGACTCGGTGCACGGCCGCTTCCCCGGCACCGTGACGAGCGGAGAGGACTGGATCGACGTCGGCACCGGCAAGATCAAGGTCACCGCCGAGCGCGATCCGGCCAACCTGCCCCACGCCGAACTGAAGGTCGACATCGCCTTTGAGTGCACCGGCATCTTCACCTCCAAGGACAAGGCCTCGGCCCACCTGAAGGCCGGCGCCAAGCGCGTCCTGGTCTCTGCCCCCGCCGACAACGCCGACAAGACCATCGTCTTCAAGGTCAACCATGAGACCCTGACCGCCGACGACATCGTCGTGTCGAACGGCTCGTGCACCACCAACGCCCTGGCCCCGGTGGCCAAGGTGCTGAACGACCTGTTCGGCATCGAGCGCGGCTACATGACCACCATCCACGCCTACACCGGCGACCAGCCGACGCTGGATACGATGCACAAGGATCTGTACCGCGGCCGCGCCGCCGCCCTGTCCATGATCCCGACCTCGACCGGCGCCGCCAAGGCCCTGGGCCTGGTCCTGCCGGAACTGAAGGGCAAGCTGGACGGCTCGTCCATCCGCGTCCCGACCCCGAACGTCTCGGTCGTCGATCTGAAGGTCGTCGCCGCCCGCGACGTCACCGTCGAGGAAATCAACGCCGCGCTGCAAGCCGCCGCCGACGGCCCGATGAACGGCGTCCTGTTCACCACGACCGACCCGCTGGTCTCGTCGGACCTGAACCACATCGCCGCCTCGTCGACCGCCGCCCTGCCGCAAACGCAAGTCATCGACGGCAAGCTGGCCCGCGTCCTGAGCTGGTACGACAACGAGTGGGGCTTCGCGACCCGCATGGCCGACACCGCCCTGGTGATGGCCAAGTTCCTCTAAAAGCGAAATGCTGAGCCCTCTCCCGCTGGGAGAGGGCTTGAGCGCCCAAGAGCCGAAGGCGATTGGCTGCGCGAAAGGGTGAGGGTCGGCGGCCATGACTGTGGAACGCACCGCGTTCGCCCGCACGCTTCGACAAAAGTCCGGCCTTGCCGAACAGCGCGTCTGAGCCTTGTTACGCAGCGGCCGGATCGACGGGCACAAGTTCCGTCGCCAGCATCCGATCAGCCGATATGTCGCGGATTTCGCCTGCGACCACCTGCGGTTGGTGGTCGAGATCGACGGCGGCATTCACGATCAAGACGGCGTTGTAGCCCGCGACCACCTGAGACAGACCGAGCTCGAAGCCCTGGGATGGACCGTCCTGCGCTTCACCAACACCCAGGTGTTGAGCGAGCCCGAGCTCATCGCCGCCGCCATTCGCGCGCACGCGGCTTGATCACGCCCTGACCACGGCTTACGCCGACTGATACGTTCGACCCTCATCCGGCCCTGCGGGCCACCTTCTCCCACAGGGAGAAGGAAGACTTGGAACTGCTCCCCATGACCTTCCGCACCCTCGACGACGCCGCTGACCTGTCCGGCCGGACCGCTCTGGTCCGCGTGGACTTCAACGTGCCGATGGAGGGCGGCAAGGTCAGCGACGACACCCGCCTGAAGGCCGCCCTGCCCACCATCCACCGCCTGCGCGAAGCCGGCGCCAAGGTCGTCCTGCTGGCCCACTTCGACCGTCCCAAGGGCGAGCGCGTGGCCTCCATGAGCCTGCGCCCCGTGGTCGAGCCGCTGGAGCTGCTGCTGCACGGCCCCGTCCGCTTCGCCGACGACTGCGTGGGCGACGAGGCCAAGGCCGCCGTGGCCGATCTGGACGCCGGCGGCGTGCTGCTGCTGGAGAACGTCCGCTTCCACAAGGGCGAGGAAATGAACGACCCCGCCTTCGCCGCGCAACTGGCGGAACTGGGCGACCTCTACGTCAACGACGCCTTCTCGGCCGCCCACCGCGCCCACGCCTCGACCGAGGGGCTGGCCCGCCTGCTGCCCGCCTATGCCGGCGAGGCCATGAAGCGCGAGCTTCAGGCGCTGGACGCTGCGCTGGGCGCTCCGCAAAAGCCCGTCATCGGCATCGTCGGCGGGGCCAAGGTCTCGACCAAGCTGGACCTGCTCAAGAACCTGGTCGCCAAGCTGGACTACCTGGCCATCGGCGGCGGCATGGCCAACACCTTCCTGCACGCGCAAGGCGTCGATGTCGGCGGTTCGCTGTGCGAGAAGGACCTGGCCGACACCGCGCGCGAGATCATCGAGGAAGCCCGTCAGAAGGGCTGCGAGCTGCTGCTGCCGGTCGATGTGGTCGTGGCCAAGGGCGTGAAGCCGGGCATCGAGTCGGGCGTGCGCGCCCTGGACCGCATCGCCGCCGACGACCTGATCCTGGACGCCGGTCCTGAAACCGTCGCCCGTCTGGCCCGCGCCATGGACCTGTCGAAGACCCTGATCTGGAACGGCCCCCTGGGCGTGTTCGAGGTCCCGCCCTTCGACAAGGCCACCGTGGCCGCCGCCAAACACGCCGCCGAACTGGCCAAGGCCGGCAAGCTGGTCGCCGTCGCCGGCGGCGGCGACACCGTCGCGGCCCTGAACCACGCGGGCGTGGCCGACGACATGACCTTCGTCTCCACCGCCGGCGGCGCCTTCCTGGAATGGATGGAGGGCAAGGTCCTGCCGGGCGTCGAGGCCCTGCGCGCCTGACCTGACCTTTTTCCGGATCTTTCAGCCCCGTCTCTTTGCAGAGACGGGGTTTTCTTTGCCACAGGCTTTACAGAACACCGGATTGGTCCTGTTACACGGCGTGACTTCCATCCGCCTCCGGGCTAAAGCCTCCGCAAAATAATATTGGCTCAGGAGACTACCCATGGCGCGCATCACGCTGCGACAGTTGCTCGATCACGCGGCGGAAAACGACTACGGCCTGCCCGCCTACAACATCAACAACATGGAGCAGGGTCTGGCGATCATGGAGGCGGCCCACGAGGTCAACGCCCCGGTCATCATCCAGGCCTCGCGCGGCGCCCGCAACTACGCCAACGACATCATCCTGGCCAAGCTGATCGACGGCCTGGCCGAGCTGTATCCGCACATCCCGGTCTGCATGCACCAGGATCACGGCAACGGCCCGGCGACCTGCGCCACCGCCATCCAGTACGGCTTCACCTCGGTGATGATGGACGGCTCGCTGGAAGAAGACGCCAAGACCCCCGCCTCGTATGAATACAACGTCGACGTCACCCGTCGCGTCACCGAAATGGCCCACAGCTGCGGCGTCTCGGTCGAGGGTGAACTGGGCGTGCTCGGCTCACTGGAGACCGGCATGGGCGAGGCCGAAGACGGCCACGGCTTCGAGGGCAAGCTGGACCACTCGCAACTGCTGACCGACCCGGATCAGGCCGTCGACTTTGTCAAGGCCACCAAGGTCGACGCCCTGGCCATCGCCATGGGCACCTCGCACGGCGCCTACAAGTTCACGCGCCAGCCGGACGGCGACGTCCTGGCCATGAACGTGATCGAGGAAATCCACCGTCGCCTGCCCAACACCCACCTGGTGATGCACGGCTCGTCCTCGGTGCCGCAGGACCTGCAGGACATCATCAACGCCTACGGCGGCCAGATGCCCCAGACCTGGGGCGTGCCGGTCGAGGAAATCCAGCGCGGCATCAAGCACGGCGTGCGCAAGATCAACATCGACACCGACAACCGCATGGCCATCACCGGCGCCATCCGCAAGGTTCTGGCCGAGAAGCCCAGCGAGTTCGACCCGCGCGCCTATCTGAAGCCCGCCAAGGAAGCCATGAAGAAGCTGTGCATCGAGCGCTACCAGCAGTTCGGCTGCGAGGGGCAGGCCTCCAAGATCAAGCCCCTGTCCACCGCCCAGATGGCCAAGCTCTACGCCGCTGGCGACCTGGATCCGCGCATCGGCTGATCGGCCTCAACAGGTCAGACTGACTGAAACGCCCGCCTTCTTGCCGAAGGCGGGCGTCTTCATTTTCACCACACCCCATACCTTCCACCGACGGCCCCGATCACCGCCCGCGCCTCGATCTCGGCATAACGCAGCTCCTCCTCGGCCCGGCGCGCATCGCG of the Brevundimonas pondensis genome contains:
- the tkt gene encoding transketolase; translation: MADAIRVLAMDGVEKAKSGHPGMPMGMADVATVLYSKFLKFDASRPDWADRDRFILSAGHGSMLIYALLHLTGYKEATKEQLENFRQWGSRTAGHPEYGHLAGVETTTGPLGQGLATSVGFALAERHLAARFGKDLVDHRTWVVAGDGCLMEGVSQEAIALAGRLKLNKLCVLWDDNEITIDGKVSLSDATDQLARFKASGWAVKAIDGHDHKQIQKALAWATKQSKPTLIACKTKIGKGAATMEGSHKTHGAALGATEIAATRTALHWPFAPFEMPEGIQKAWAKVGKQGAKTRKAWEARLLNHAQRDDFTRAMAGDLPTGAFEALDAKLKQLVADKPALATRQSSGEALETVFNAIPEMIGGSADLTGSNNTFVKDTQILDAPDYAGRYLNYGIREFGMAAAMNGLALHGGVIPYGGTFMAFADYSRPAIRLGALMGVRAIHVLTHDSIGLGEDGPTHQPVEHLAALRAIPNLMVFRPADTVEALECWQVALQHKKTPSGMCLSRQKTPAVRLTDAGENLSRKGAYELKAANGVAKVTLFGTGTEVALALKAAETLEAEGVPTRVVSVPCFELFEQQPKAYQDAVIGRGTVRVAVEAAIKQGWERFIGEDGGFVGMTGFGASAPAEVLYREFGITAEAVVEAAKARL
- a CDS encoding alpha/beta hydrolase, with protein sequence MRRLALVLSFGLSMAGGATAFAETVEVAPVVETPVVIGRSYALPSAVMNQTREINVWLPPGYDKGSQTYPVLYVLDGGQDQDFHHISGIAQLGTIVGTTRDVIVVGIASVDRRNELALPTENAELIARYPTQGQSERFRRFVSDEVMPFIEGRFRTSGETALMGESLAGLFVVETFLKEPQMFDAYVAVSPSLWWDGGKLARQSGAHLRDHSNDPHTLILTLGDEGEEMQAPMDVLTANLRDHALPGVKWDFTPRPSETHASIYHGAALDAFRRFYAVPAPETTP
- a CDS encoding VOC family protein, coding for MSHLGAVSLLVRDYDEAIAFYVGKLGFDLSEDTDMGGGKRWVRVTPKGGQTSLLLARAATPEQLARIGDQAGGRVWLFLYTDDLMRDHAAWLEAGVVFRETPRHEAYGKVVVFEDLYGNAWDLIEPATGV
- the purT gene encoding formate-dependent phosphoribosylglycinamide formyltransferase, yielding MKIGTPLTDHATRVMLLGSGELGKEVAVELQRLGAEVIAVDRYPNAPAMQVAHRSHVIPMTDPQVLNGIIMAEAPHIIVPEIEAIATDALAAIEAAGLARVIPTARATQLTMNREGIRRLAAETLSLPTSPYAFAGSAEELAAGAEAVGFPCFVKPVMSSSGKGQSYVESAAAVAEAWTYAEASGRVAGGRVIVEGKIDFDYEITLLTVRSLRDGAVRTDFCAPIGHRQQKGDYVESWQPQIMSEAALKAAQDIAGKVTEALGGLGVFGVELFVTGDQVWFSEVSPRPHDTGLVTLATQTMSEFALHARAILGLPVDVSLREPGASAVIYGGLEAEGVVFEGVAEALSVPTADLRLFGKPEAFERRRMGVALARGADTDQARQRATEAAGRVRVIRP
- a CDS encoding carbon starvation CstA family protein, which gives rise to MGKLKTALIFGAIAILGAVAVAVIALHQGESISAVWIVVAALCVYAIAYRFYARYLAGKVMGLNAKRPTPAVRHNDGLDYVPTPRNVLFGHHFAAIAGAGPLVGPVLAAQMGYLPGVLWILVGAVLAGAVQDMMVLFMSTRRDGRSLGDMVRTEMGPIPGIIAQVGVLMIMVIILAVLALVVVKALAESPWGTFTVAATIPIAVFMGLYTRYLRPGRVGEVSVIGVVLLILAIIGGGHIAADPFWGPAFTLSGTTLAIAMMAYGFVASVIPVWLLLAPRDYLSTFLKIGAILALAVGILIVRPHVQMPAITPFIDGSGPVFSGALFPFLFITIACGAVSGFHALISSGTTPKLLENENQIPLIGYGAMLCESFVAIMALIAATVLDPAVYFAMNSPVSIIGDNAASAAAAVAQWGFHITPGELEQLARDVGEHSILSRAGGAPTLAVGMAHILSGIIGGKAMMAFWYHFAILFEALFILTTVDAGTRVCRFMIQDLLGVAMPKMRETKSWTANVVATALTVGLWGYFLYTGVVDPLGGINSLWPLFGIANQMLAAVALILGTVVLFKMKRERFAWATAVPAVWLLICTLTAGFQKLLHPDVKIGFLAHARKYQDALTAGDLLAPAKTAGDMHRIIINDYVNSALTAGFLFVVLTMVVYGVRACLKARKINHPTVVEQPAAHELTLEDEAMDMARG
- a CDS encoding YbdD/YjiX family protein; the encoded protein is MARSSPVPPEPAGGADLLCVCRDTLVRWGKDARRTASLMVGQPDYEVYVAHAEATHPEQPPLDRTAFFRLHEARRFGSGGAFRCC
- a CDS encoding S41 family peptidase, with amino-acid sequence MKAPALSLVAALMLAASPALARQAEAPAAPRVVVNQIAAAIRDAYFDPAKAETIAAALEAEAAQGRYDGLTDPRDLETALTARLEPWDQHFSVGRPAPSTPAAPSASASSSLVPAPFPVVAARTGQGFRAVEILPGNVGLIDMRFFANFDGPDDPARKQVDAALQLVSNTDAVIIDLRNNGGGSPAMVGYLVSAFVGPDADVYNRFHSRQGESREAPAHPYAAPRVDVPVYVLISARTGSAAEAFAYTLQAAKRATIVGETSGGAANPGGPVFTPSGYRAFISTGSPTNPLTGGNWEKIGVRPDVAVPAEDALDTAWKAALAAQSSAAPAAATEAAWVREALNANPAALDLAPYLGAYGGSVVQASDDGLTWKNERRPAWRLRPLSPDLFFDVDEPYRRIRFVRDEAGRVTALEVLDSQTGLSRLLRRAA
- the gap gene encoding type I glyceraldehyde-3-phosphate dehydrogenase, with the translated sequence MTVRVAINGFGRIGRLVLRSIVEHGRKDIEVVAINDLGPVETNAHLLRYDSVHGRFPGTVTSGEDWIDVGTGKIKVTAERDPANLPHAELKVDIAFECTGIFTSKDKASAHLKAGAKRVLVSAPADNADKTIVFKVNHETLTADDIVVSNGSCTTNALAPVAKVLNDLFGIERGYMTTIHAYTGDQPTLDTMHKDLYRGRAAALSMIPTSTGAAKALGLVLPELKGKLDGSSIRVPTPNVSVVDLKVVAARDVTVEEINAALQAAADGPMNGVLFTTTDPLVSSDLNHIAASSTAALPQTQVIDGKLARVLSWYDNEWGFATRMADTALVMAKFL
- a CDS encoding endonuclease domain-containing protein, which codes for MLRSGRIDGHKFRRQHPISRYVADFACDHLRLVVEIDGGIHDQDGVVARDHLRQTELEALGWTVLRFTNTQVLSEPELIAAAIRAHAA